A single region of the Streptomyces virginiae genome encodes:
- a CDS encoding ATP-binding protein: MNDTRRDERLRPRPPRLPAWTSTLTWKATVFITLMCCGLAALLGCLVHGAMTRQTVGAAREKALTRLERTIEAYEAGARMPRGEGIDPPGLPPELRALAVGGRRGTVVGTHRGRPVMWAAGPAAHGGAIAVSVDFRAGERTIVELDRAILGSSGLAIGGTLLIGAFVVTRITRRLHLTAQVARRISAGDLDARVADSTRSKDEVAAVSRALDTMASSLQVKLEAEQRFTADVAHELRTPLTGLNAAAELLPPGRPAELVRDRVRAMRALTEDLLEISRLETRGERLELDAHDLADLAAHTIRASGTDTALEVRGARDFQRVETDRRRLERILGNLVANAHHHGAAPVTLTVDGRTLTLTVTDSGPGYPDYLLTGGPQRFRTEGTSKGHGLGLTIAAGQARVLGATLTFRNREAGGAEARVTLPGPVAPAATAPPHRRDGPPTPGSSAPPAR, encoded by the coding sequence ATGAACGACACGCGGCGCGACGAGCGGCTGCGGCCGCGCCCGCCGCGGCTGCCGGCCTGGACCTCCACCCTGACCTGGAAGGCCACGGTCTTCATCACCCTCATGTGCTGCGGGCTCGCGGCACTGCTGGGCTGCCTCGTGCACGGCGCCATGACCCGCCAGACCGTGGGCGCGGCCCGGGAGAAGGCGCTGACCCGGCTGGAACGCACCATCGAGGCCTACGAGGCCGGCGCGCGCATGCCGCGCGGCGAGGGCATCGACCCGCCGGGCCTGCCCCCGGAACTGCGCGCCCTGGCCGTCGGCGGCCGGCGCGGCACGGTCGTCGGCACGCACCGGGGTCGGCCCGTGATGTGGGCGGCCGGGCCCGCCGCCCACGGCGGCGCGATAGCCGTCTCCGTGGACTTCCGCGCCGGCGAGCGGACCATCGTCGAACTGGACCGGGCCATCCTCGGCTCCTCGGGGCTCGCCATCGGCGGCACCCTCCTCATCGGCGCGTTCGTCGTCACCCGGATCACCCGGCGGCTGCACCTGACCGCGCAGGTGGCCCGCCGGATCAGCGCCGGCGACCTGGACGCGCGCGTCGCCGACAGCACGCGCAGCAAGGACGAGGTGGCGGCGGTCTCCCGGGCCCTGGACACCATGGCCTCGTCACTGCAGGTCAAGCTGGAAGCGGAACAGCGGTTCACCGCCGATGTCGCCCACGAGCTCCGCACCCCGCTGACCGGCCTGAACGCGGCCGCCGAGCTCCTGCCGCCGGGCCGCCCGGCCGAACTCGTACGGGACCGGGTGCGGGCGATGCGCGCGCTGACCGAGGACCTGCTGGAGATCTCCCGGCTGGAGACGCGCGGCGAACGCCTGGAACTGGACGCGCACGACCTGGCCGACCTGGCGGCGCACACGATCCGCGCCTCGGGCACCGACACGGCCCTGGAGGTGCGGGGCGCGCGCGATTTCCAGCGGGTGGAGACGGACCGCCGGCGCCTTGAGCGGATCCTCGGCAACCTCGTGGCCAACGCGCACCACCACGGCGCGGCCCCCGTCACGCTCACGGTCGACGGCCGGACCCTGACCCTGACCGTGACGGACTCCGGCCCCGGCTATCCGGACTACCTGCTGACCGGCGGCCCGCAGCGGTTCCGTACCGAGGGCACGAGCAAGGGCCACGGGCTGGGCCTGACCATCGCCGCCGGTCAGGCCCGGGTCCTCGGCGCCACCCTGACCTTCCGCAACCGGGAGGCGGGCGGCGCCGAGGCCCGCGTCACGCTCCCAGGGCCCGTAGCACCGGCAGCAACTGCGCCTCCTCACCGTCGAGATGGGCCTCCAACTCCCGGCTCATCCGCTCCACCCGCTCGCTGA
- a CDS encoding MFS transporter — protein MTTAEQQGRRPEAIPTADVPDAPAAGAGSAVLSAPAPRTAPASEPAAEPGSEPASGPGSASRPGSGPEGIRAPRGPLAGGLDAARRHPVAVATVLAGLLHVVWFFCFANSGGDLAAQDAWAEFVGRHPDSAYNLAWYGGMHPVSYSVVSPYLMHMLGVRTTMMIAGTVSAGLLALILTRCRGAVREPLWPALAGVYGLFCNALSGRVTFGLGVMFALGAVAAVFCWPRKWAERRWAKAAVAAPLAGLATAASPVAGLFLGVIAAALFLSGRRPGAYALGLAPVAVVGLSAWLFPFSGTQPMKIGSAGLPFVFGLLIVFLVPRRWKTVRIASAVYALGVFLTWVIDSQVGSNVTRLVMLFGGVALLAALPYELPRSRRWYAVLLAFVGLNAWITTNSVTDIVRTTPLAAWSRELAPLVDQLQKAGADRGRVEVVPASSHRESSAFPSYVNLARGWNRQADLERNPLFYDDTLTADSYRAWLERWAVHYVVLPADKPDSGGEDEAKLVRAGLPYLQQVWGDANWQLFKVDGPTDLVAGPATVVRASADQLVVDVKQPGRVLVRIPHSPWLGLVDAAGKPVPPPQETFASKARGGSGDGGALRKQYANTAGCLFKAAPDDTGDVWTELLAPAPGEYRVAAKYQLPRGTPCPEDLVHQTLGQPKRPAPPRP, from the coding sequence GTGACCACCGCTGAGCAGCAGGGCCGGCGCCCGGAGGCCATCCCGACGGCCGACGTGCCCGACGCGCCCGCCGCGGGCGCAGGGTCGGCCGTACTCTCCGCGCCGGCGCCGAGAACGGCGCCCGCGTCCGAGCCCGCCGCCGAGCCCGGGTCCGAGCCCGCGTCCGGGCCCGGGTCCGCGTCCCGGCCAGGGTCCGGGCCCGAGGGCATACGGGCGCCCCGCGGCCCGCTCGCGGGCGGGCTCGACGCGGCCCGGCGCCACCCGGTGGCCGTCGCCACCGTCCTCGCCGGGCTGCTGCACGTCGTCTGGTTCTTCTGCTTCGCCAACAGCGGCGGCGACCTGGCCGCGCAGGACGCCTGGGCCGAGTTCGTCGGCCGCCATCCCGACTCGGCGTACAACCTCGCCTGGTACGGCGGCATGCACCCCGTCTCGTACAGCGTGGTCTCGCCGTACCTCATGCACATGCTCGGCGTCCGGACCACGATGATGATCGCCGGCACGGTCTCGGCCGGCCTGCTCGCGCTGATCCTGACCCGCTGCCGCGGGGCCGTGCGCGAGCCCCTGTGGCCCGCGCTCGCCGGTGTCTACGGGCTGTTCTGCAACGCCCTCTCGGGCCGCGTCACCTTCGGCCTCGGCGTGATGTTCGCGCTCGGCGCCGTCGCCGCCGTCTTCTGCTGGCCCCGCAAATGGGCGGAGCGGCGCTGGGCCAAGGCCGCGGTCGCGGCCCCGCTGGCCGGCCTCGCGACCGCCGCCAGCCCCGTCGCCGGGCTCTTCCTCGGGGTGATCGCGGCCGCGCTGTTCCTGAGCGGACGGCGCCCGGGCGCGTACGCGCTGGGACTGGCCCCGGTGGCCGTGGTGGGGCTGTCGGCGTGGCTGTTCCCGTTCTCGGGGACCCAGCCGATGAAGATCGGTTCGGCCGGGCTGCCGTTCGTGTTCGGGCTGCTGATCGTGTTCCTCGTACCGAGGCGGTGGAAGACCGTCCGGATCGCCTCGGCCGTCTACGCCCTCGGGGTCTTCCTCACCTGGGTGATCGACTCCCAGGTCGGCTCGAACGTCACCCGCCTGGTGATGCTGTTCGGCGGGGTCGCGCTGCTCGCCGCCCTCCCGTACGAGCTGCCGCGCTCGCGCCGCTGGTACGCGGTGCTGCTGGCCTTCGTCGGGCTGAACGCCTGGATCACCACCAACAGCGTCACCGACATCGTCCGCACCACCCCGCTGGCCGCCTGGAGCCGGGAGCTGGCCCCGCTCGTCGACCAGCTGCAGAAGGCGGGCGCCGACCGGGGCCGGGTCGAGGTGGTCCCGGCCAGCAGCCACCGGGAGTCCTCCGCCTTCCCCTCGTACGTGAACCTCGCGCGCGGCTGGAACCGGCAGGCGGACCTGGAGCGCAACCCGCTCTTCTACGACGACACCCTCACCGCCGACAGCTACCGCGCCTGGCTGGAGCGCTGGGCCGTGCACTACGTGGTGCTGCCCGCCGACAAACCCGACTCGGGTGGGGAGGACGAGGCGAAGCTGGTGCGCGCGGGACTCCCGTACCTCCAGCAGGTGTGGGGCGACGCGAACTGGCAGCTCTTCAAGGTCGACGGCCCCACCGACCTGGTGGCCGGGCCGGCGACCGTGGTGCGGGCGAGCGCCGACCAGCTGGTCGTCGACGTGAAGCAGCCCGGACGGGTGCTCGTGCGGATCCCGCACTCGCCGTGGCTGGGGCTGGTGGACGCGGCGGGCAAGCCCGTACCGCCGCCGCAGGAGACCTTCGCCTCCAAGGCGCGGGGCGGGAGCGGGGACGGCGGCGCGCTGCGCAAGCAGTACGCGAACACGGCGGGATGCCTCTTCAAGGCCGCTCCGGACGACACCGGCGACGTGTGGACGGAACTGCTGGCGCCGGCGCCGGGGGAGTACCGGGTGGCGGCGAAGTACCAGCTGCCGCGGGGGACGCCCTGCCCGGAGGACCTGGTGCACCAGACGCTCGGCCAGCCGAAGCGCCCGGCTCCGCCGCGTCCGTGA
- the cseB gene encoding two-component system response regulator CseB, with the protein MPSPAPAPEPPPPVRVLLVEDDELMRRSFTVALERYGYRVTAAADGLTGLESFRDDEAFDLLILDVMLPGLDGIGLCRRVRETSLVPVLMMSARGDGLDVVAGLEAGADDYVVKPVETNVLVARIRSLLRRASYAPAPGGEPAAGREEDVLVFGDLTVDTGGMEVFVGKSPVALTPTELKLLLEFAAHPGIVLERHTLLRNVWEYGWDGDSRVVDLAVQRLRKKLGRERIETVRGFGYKLRR; encoded by the coding sequence GTGCCCTCACCCGCCCCGGCGCCGGAACCTCCGCCTCCGGTCCGTGTGCTGCTGGTCGAGGACGACGAGCTGATGCGCCGGTCCTTCACCGTCGCCCTCGAACGCTACGGCTACCGGGTCACGGCCGCGGCCGACGGACTGACCGGGCTGGAGTCCTTCCGCGACGACGAGGCCTTCGACCTGCTGATCCTCGACGTGATGCTGCCCGGCCTCGACGGGATCGGGCTGTGCCGCCGGGTCCGCGAGACCAGCCTGGTGCCGGTGCTGATGATGTCCGCCCGCGGCGACGGCCTCGATGTCGTCGCCGGTCTGGAGGCCGGGGCCGACGACTACGTGGTCAAGCCGGTGGAGACGAACGTCCTCGTGGCCCGCATCCGCTCGCTGCTGCGTCGGGCCTCCTACGCGCCCGCCCCGGGCGGCGAGCCCGCCGCCGGCCGGGAGGAGGACGTACTGGTCTTCGGCGATCTGACCGTCGACACCGGCGGGATGGAGGTGTTCGTCGGCAAAAGCCCGGTGGCACTCACCCCCACCGAGTTGAAGCTGCTGCTGGAGTTCGCGGCCCACCCGGGCATCGTGCTGGAACGCCACACCCTGCTCCGCAACGTCTGGGAGTACGGCTGGGACGGCGACAGCCGGGTTGTGGACCTGGCCGTCCAGCGGCTGCGCAAGAAACTGGGCCGGGAGCGGATCGAGACGGTCCGCGGCTTCGGCTACAAGCTCAGGCGCTGA
- a CDS encoding sensor histidine kinase, whose product MPLRWKIAALAAATACLVALAVGVLVHVWTAMDIRSRAEMDATNTVYSAMEVYRRTGTPAGGAELDPAELPTALRHPAGADRRVAYDGRVEGNLGPSVWGAQRVGGPGSPVLAVRINMSPQLHDLRRLDASMAVASLVSLAAALPLAVYGAALVARRLRRVAETAARISGGDLDARNGPALGRARGRDEVTDIAATVDLMADSLGRRLRIERQFTADVAHELRTPVGGLLAATDLLPPGETEDLLRARVRDLRGLVEDLLEISRLDAGAEAPVRARVPLAAVVAEAVARTGLDTEVTVTGSPAAEHVDHAEHAAASEPVAAAEDGVAAEHVETDPRRLERIVGNLVTNAHRHGRTPVRVTVEGLTVVVRDHGPGFPADLLLDGPSRFRTGAAERGAGHGLGLTIALGQARVLGAELRLDNAADGGAIATLRLPPPPTDTRPPHDGAEADTRRPRP is encoded by the coding sequence GTGCCCCTACGTTGGAAGATCGCCGCGCTGGCGGCCGCCACGGCCTGTCTGGTCGCCCTGGCGGTGGGCGTCCTCGTCCACGTGTGGACCGCGATGGACATCCGCAGCCGGGCCGAGATGGACGCCACCAACACGGTGTACTCCGCCATGGAGGTCTACCGCCGTACCGGAACGCCGGCGGGCGGCGCCGAGCTCGATCCGGCCGAACTGCCCACCGCCCTGCGCCACCCGGCCGGCGCCGACCGGCGGGTGGCCTACGACGGGCGCGTGGAGGGGAACCTCGGGCCGAGCGTCTGGGGCGCCCAGCGGGTCGGCGGCCCGGGCAGCCCCGTGCTGGCCGTCCGGATCAACATGAGCCCGCAACTCCACGACCTGCGCCGCCTCGACGCGAGCATGGCGGTGGCCTCGCTCGTCTCGCTCGCCGCCGCGCTGCCCCTGGCGGTCTACGGGGCCGCTCTGGTCGCCCGCCGGCTGCGGCGGGTCGCCGAGACCGCGGCCCGGATCTCCGGCGGGGACCTCGACGCCCGTAACGGCCCCGCCCTGGGCCGCGCCAGGGGCCGCGACGAGGTGACCGACATCGCCGCCACCGTCGACCTCATGGCCGACAGTCTCGGCCGACGGCTGCGCATCGAGCGGCAGTTCACGGCGGACGTGGCCCACGAGCTGCGCACCCCCGTCGGCGGCCTGCTGGCCGCCACCGACCTGTTGCCGCCCGGCGAGACGGAGGACCTGCTGCGGGCCCGCGTACGGGACCTGCGCGGCCTGGTCGAGGACCTGCTGGAGATCTCCCGGCTGGACGCGGGCGCGGAGGCGCCGGTGCGCGCCCGGGTCCCGCTGGCCGCGGTGGTCGCCGAGGCGGTGGCCCGTACCGGCCTGGACACGGAGGTCACCGTCACCGGGTCACCGGCCGCGGAGCACGTGGATCACGCGGAGCACGCAGCGGCTTCGGAGCCGGTGGCGGCCGCGGAGGACGGGGTGGCCGCTGAGCACGTGGAGACCGACCCGCGCCGCCTGGAGCGGATCGTCGGCAACCTCGTCACCAACGCGCACCGGCACGGACGTACCCCGGTGCGGGTCACCGTCGAGGGCCTGACCGTCGTCGTCCGCGACCACGGCCCCGGCTTCCCCGCCGACCTGCTGCTCGACGGCCCGAGCCGCTTCCGTACGGGCGCCGCGGAACGGGGCGCGGGACACGGCCTCGGCCTGACCATCGCGCTGGGACAGGCCCGGGTGCTCGGCGCCGAACTGCGCCTGGACAACGCCGCGGACGGCGGCGCGATCGCCACCCTGCGGCTCCCGCCCCCACCGACCGACACACGACCGCCGCACGACGGCGCCGAGGCCGATACACGGCGGCCCCGACCCTGA
- a CDS encoding 4'-phosphopantetheinyl transferase family protein, producing MTTPAGLSSAALRLDRPVGAQRMPAPGEALVRFVDAATQAPFAERLAPDVLDAAERRRADRFVRPQDRGSYLVAHVALRLLLGSLLDTDPQALAMTRDACPECGGPDGRPVLVGGRAHFSLSHSRDAVFVACASAPVGVDVEALPAPHVVAQSGEFFHPDEGAELVALPEAERLAAFARLWTRKEAYLKGTGAGLGHDGHRTYLGTGPGADFVRPHWSLTDLPAPEDYAAALALRAPSANWR from the coding sequence ATGACCACACCCGCAGGCCTCAGTTCCGCCGCGTTGCGGCTCGACCGGCCCGTCGGGGCGCAGCGGATGCCCGCTCCCGGTGAGGCGCTGGTGCGGTTCGTGGACGCCGCGACGCAGGCCCCCTTCGCGGAGCGCCTCGCGCCCGACGTGCTCGACGCGGCCGAGCGCCGCCGGGCCGACCGGTTCGTCCGCCCCCAGGACCGCGGCTCGTATCTCGTCGCGCACGTGGCACTGAGGCTGCTGTTGGGATCCCTCCTCGACACCGATCCGCAGGCTCTGGCGATGACCCGCGACGCCTGCCCCGAGTGCGGCGGCCCGGACGGGCGGCCGGTCCTCGTCGGCGGCCGCGCCCACTTCTCCCTGTCGCACAGCCGTGACGCGGTCTTCGTGGCCTGTGCCTCGGCACCGGTCGGGGTGGACGTGGAGGCGCTGCCGGCGCCGCACGTGGTGGCGCAGAGCGGGGAGTTCTTCCACCCCGACGAGGGCGCCGAACTGGTCGCGCTTCCCGAGGCCGAGCGCCTCGCGGCGTTCGCCCGCCTGTGGACGCGCAAGGAGGCCTACCTCAAGGGCACCGGAGCGGGGCTCGGGCACGACGGTCACCGGACCTACCTGGGGACCGGTCCGGGCGCCGACTTCGTCCGCCCGCACTGGTCCCTCACCGACCTGCCGGCCCCCGAGGACTACGCCGCCGCGCTCGCGCTGCGCGCCCCCTCGGCGAACTGGCGCTGA
- a CDS encoding nitroreductase/quinone reductase family protein produces MSSFNHAVIEEFRANAGQVGGPFEGSELILLTTTGARSGKPHTVPLGCARGDGELLVVASAAGADRHPAWYHNLLALPLVQVETGAEEYEAVAVPAEGARRDALFARIVRAEPGYGEYQARTRRVIPVVALQRTHEVPSQEGGIAGKLLDVHGWLRAQLALVRELAREEPSGVGAASLGLQLRQHCLAFCHSLEFHHRSEDASLFPYLEQQHPHMREFFRRIGAEHRVIARLQEELVRALDAPGAGFSERVERMSRELEAHLDGEEAQLLPVLRALGA; encoded by the coding sequence GTGTCATCGTTCAATCACGCCGTCATCGAAGAGTTCAGGGCGAACGCCGGCCAGGTCGGCGGGCCCTTCGAAGGTTCCGAGCTGATCCTGCTCACCACCACCGGCGCCAGGTCCGGGAAGCCGCACACCGTGCCGCTCGGGTGCGCCCGGGGCGACGGGGAGCTGCTCGTCGTGGCGTCCGCCGCCGGGGCCGACCGGCATCCCGCCTGGTATCACAACCTGCTCGCACTGCCCCTCGTCCAGGTCGAGACCGGGGCCGAGGAGTACGAGGCCGTCGCCGTCCCCGCCGAAGGGGCCCGGCGGGACGCGTTGTTCGCGCGGATCGTCCGCGCGGAGCCCGGGTACGGCGAGTACCAGGCGCGCACCCGGCGGGTGATCCCCGTCGTCGCGCTCCAGCGCACGCACGAGGTCCCGTCCCAGGAGGGCGGGATCGCCGGGAAGTTGCTCGACGTGCACGGTTGGCTGCGGGCTCAGCTGGCCCTCGTACGGGAACTCGCGCGCGAGGAGCCGAGCGGCGTCGGGGCGGCCTCGCTCGGGCTGCAACTGCGCCAGCACTGCCTCGCGTTCTGTCATTCACTGGAGTTCCACCACCGGAGCGAGGACGCCAGCCTCTTCCCGTACCTGGAGCAACAGCATCCGCACATGCGGGAGTTCTTCCGCCGGATCGGCGCCGAGCACCGCGTCATCGCACGGCTCCAGGAGGAGTTGGTACGGGCCCTGGACGCGCCCGGCGCCGGGTTCAGCGAGCGGGTGGAGCGGATGAGCCGGGAGTTGGAGGCCCATCTCGACGGTGAGGAGGCGCAGTTGCTGCCGGTGCTACGGGCCCTGGGAGCGTGA
- a CDS encoding ABC transporter ATP-binding protein: MTTDPFSPRPTPGIAASTTELSKVYGSGDTRVVALDRVSVSFREAEFTAIMGPSGCGKSTLMHCAAGLDSVSSGSVRVGTTELGTLGDRQLTELRRDRIGFIFQAFNLLPTLTALENIVLPLSIAGRRPDREWLDRVVSMVGLGGRLGHRPGQLSGGQQQRVAVARALITRPAIVFGDEPTGNLDSRAGAEVLGFLRDSVRELGRTVVMVTHDPVAAGFADRVVFLSDGRLVDEMPQPTPDRVLDRMKQLDTRARTS; this comes from the coding sequence GTGACCACCGACCCGTTCTCCCCCCGCCCGACGCCCGGTATCGCGGCCTCCACCACCGAGCTGTCGAAGGTCTACGGCAGCGGCGACACGCGGGTGGTGGCACTGGACCGCGTCAGCGTCTCCTTCCGGGAGGCCGAGTTCACCGCGATCATGGGTCCCTCCGGCTGCGGAAAATCCACCCTCATGCACTGCGCCGCGGGCCTCGACTCCGTCAGCTCGGGCTCCGTCCGCGTCGGCACCACCGAGCTGGGCACGCTGGGCGACCGGCAGCTCACCGAGCTGCGCCGGGACCGGATCGGCTTCATCTTCCAGGCGTTCAACCTGCTGCCCACCCTGACGGCGCTGGAAAACATCGTCCTGCCGCTGTCCATCGCCGGCCGCCGCCCGGACCGGGAGTGGCTGGACCGGGTGGTATCCATGGTGGGCCTGGGCGGGCGCCTCGGCCACCGGCCCGGACAGCTCTCCGGCGGGCAGCAGCAGCGCGTCGCGGTGGCCCGGGCGCTGATCACCCGGCCCGCGATCGTCTTCGGCGACGAGCCCACCGGCAACCTCGACTCCCGTGCCGGGGCCGAGGTCCTCGGCTTCCTGCGCGACTCCGTACGCGAACTGGGCCGAACCGTGGTGATGGTGACCCACGACCCGGTCGCCGCCGGCTTCGCCGACCGCGTCGTCTTCCTCTCCGACGGCCGGCTGGTCGACGAGATGCCGCAGCCCACCCCGGACCGGGTGCTGGACCGGATGAAGCAGCTCGACACCCGCGCACGCACGAGCTGA
- a CDS encoding ABC transporter permease — translation MLKTALRNVLAHKARLLMTVLAVTLGVAFVSGTLVFADSSTAAHRAAVSKDYADIAVTVTPKDPPPGAPGTPGSVADAHATVLDDELARKLAGLPGVFAVRPAADGLATLNASDGSPLRTGRVWAHRAAAYVPGADGKDSRLPLTEGRAPRDGTEIAVDSGTAAAGRFRIGDAITLATDGPVMTKRLVGIVTTRDTRVTAGGTLAVFDKATAQQLFVSPGRYTSIDLSAVPGTDEAELSRRVAALLPADRAEATTGTAQAAQQAVLVDTLTRGNEKLSLVFAGVALFIGSFLIVNTFTMLVARRTREIALLRAIGATRRQVVRSLLWEAVLLGLAASGLGFLAGLGIASVLPRILNITGEALPRGPLVIGPLPVVAALAVGVGITVLAAWLPARKAARIAPVEAMRTAEQPPTVAASRVRGAAGALLLALGAGLLLSLAGVKDASEENLRSAMFGCALLVVAVIVLAPLLAVPVLRLSGRLTGRLGITGHLAHRNALRDPRRTAATASALMVSTALVAGLSVIGHSTGQALDRQAAAGLGADYVISTHTSSAGIDPAALQRVSATPGVRTATGVCDSTLFIGGGVRQISGVDPAAAPSVMKPVFVSGSLKDLGPGRIALSRTLARENGVSAGDRIDARIGGPGTDVTSYTVVGVYEDNPTAQDALGARAEVQEKALAPGSVQRVLVRVDSGSDGGATKDRLRTATGNNPLLQVQDRQELIRAAAGSLGTLLTLTYGLLAIGGVIAALGIMNTLAMSVSDRTREIGVLRAIGMDRAGIRRMIRVESLAVAAFGTLLGLTTGLFGAWTVGALTNGALKDYSLALPWGTLLLVCLISLATGVVAAALPARHASALSPLEAVAEL, via the coding sequence ATGCTGAAAACAGCCCTGCGCAACGTCCTGGCGCACAAGGCCCGGCTGCTGATGACGGTGCTCGCCGTCACCCTCGGCGTCGCCTTCGTCTCCGGCACCCTCGTCTTCGCGGACTCCTCCACCGCCGCCCACCGGGCCGCCGTGTCGAAGGACTACGCCGACATCGCGGTCACCGTGACCCCGAAAGACCCCCCGCCCGGCGCCCCCGGCACCCCCGGGTCCGTCGCGGACGCGCACGCCACCGTGCTCGACGACGAACTCGCCCGCAAGCTGGCCGGATTGCCCGGCGTCTTTGCCGTACGGCCGGCCGCGGACGGCCTGGCCACCCTGAACGCGTCGGACGGCTCCCCGCTGCGCACCGGCCGCGTCTGGGCGCACCGGGCGGCCGCCTACGTCCCCGGCGCCGACGGCAAGGACAGCCGCCTTCCGCTGACCGAGGGCCGGGCACCGCGCGACGGTACGGAGATCGCCGTGGACAGCGGCACCGCCGCCGCCGGCCGGTTCCGGATCGGCGACGCGATCACCCTGGCGACGGACGGCCCGGTCATGACGAAGCGGCTCGTCGGCATCGTCACCACCCGGGACACCCGGGTGACGGCCGGCGGCACCCTCGCCGTCTTCGACAAGGCCACCGCACAACAGCTGTTCGTCTCCCCGGGCCGCTACACCTCGATCGACCTGTCCGCCGTACCCGGCACCGACGAGGCCGAACTCTCCCGCCGGGTCGCCGCCCTGCTCCCCGCCGACCGGGCCGAGGCCACCACCGGCACCGCCCAGGCCGCCCAGCAGGCCGTCCTCGTCGACACGCTCACCCGAGGCAACGAGAAACTGTCGCTGGTCTTCGCCGGAGTCGCCCTTTTCATCGGGTCGTTCCTCATCGTCAACACCTTCACCATGCTCGTCGCCCGGCGCACCCGTGAGATCGCCCTGCTGCGCGCGATCGGTGCCACGCGCCGCCAGGTCGTCCGCTCGCTCCTCTGGGAGGCCGTCCTCCTCGGCCTCGCCGCCTCGGGCCTCGGTTTCCTCGCGGGCCTCGGGATCGCCTCCGTACTGCCGCGGATCCTGAACATCACCGGGGAGGCGCTGCCCCGCGGCCCCCTGGTGATCGGGCCGCTCCCGGTGGTGGCCGCGCTCGCCGTCGGAGTGGGGATCACCGTGCTCGCCGCGTGGCTGCCGGCCCGCAAGGCCGCCCGGATCGCACCGGTCGAGGCCATGCGCACGGCCGAACAGCCGCCCACCGTCGCCGCGTCCCGGGTCCGCGGCGCGGCCGGTGCCCTCCTGCTCGCCCTCGGCGCCGGACTGCTGCTGTCGCTCGCGGGTGTGAAGGACGCCTCCGAGGAGAACCTGCGGAGCGCGATGTTCGGCTGCGCCCTCCTGGTCGTCGCCGTGATCGTGTTGGCGCCGCTGCTCGCCGTCCCCGTACTGCGACTGTCCGGCCGGCTGACCGGCCGCCTCGGGATCACCGGCCACCTCGCCCACCGCAACGCGCTGCGCGACCCGCGGCGCACCGCCGCCACCGCCTCCGCGTTGATGGTCAGTACGGCCCTGGTCGCCGGGCTCTCCGTCATCGGCCACTCCACCGGGCAGGCCCTCGACCGCCAGGCCGCCGCGGGACTCGGCGCCGACTACGTGATCAGCACCCACACCTCGTCGGCCGGCATCGACCCGGCCGCCCTGCAGCGGGTGTCCGCCACCCCCGGCGTGCGGACGGCGACCGGCGTCTGCGACTCCACGCTGTTCATCGGCGGTGGCGTCCGCCAGATCTCCGGGGTCGACCCGGCCGCCGCCCCGTCCGTCATGAAGCCGGTCTTCGTCAGCGGCTCCCTGAAGGACCTCGGTCCGGGCCGCATCGCCCTCTCCCGCACGCTCGCCCGCGAGAACGGTGTGAGCGCCGGCGACCGGATCGACGCCCGGATCGGCGGGCCCGGCACGGACGTCACCTCGTACACGGTCGTCGGCGTCTACGAGGACAATCCCACCGCCCAGGACGCCCTGGGTGCCCGCGCCGAGGTCCAGGAGAAGGCCCTCGCCCCCGGATCCGTCCAGCGCGTCCTCGTCCGCGTGGACAGCGGTTCCGACGGCGGGGCCACGAAGGACCGTCTGCGGACCGCCACCGGCAACAACCCGCTGCTCCAGGTCCAGGACCGGCAGGAACTGATCCGGGCGGCCGCCGGTTCCCTGGGCACCCTGCTGACCCTGACGTACGGCCTGCTCGCCATCGGCGGCGTGATCGCCGCCCTCGGCATCATGAACACGCTCGCCATGTCGGTGTCGGACCGCACCCGCGAGATCGGCGTCCTGCGCGCCATCGGCATGGACCGCGCCGGCATCCGCCGGATGATCCGCGTCGAATCCCTGGCCGTGGCCGCCTTCGGCACCCTGCTGGGACTGACGACCGGCCTGTTCGGGGCCTGGACGGTCGGCGCCCTGACCAACGGCGCGCTCAAGGACTACTCCCTGGCCCTCCCCTGGGGCACGCTGCTCCTCGTCTGCCTGATCTCCCTCGCCACGGGCGTGGTGGCGGCAGCCCTCCCGGCCCGCCACGCGTCGGCCCTGAGCCCCTTGGAGGCCGTCGCCGAGCTGTAG